CCAATGCAATAACCCACCTTTTCCAGCGGCTCCGTTTCACTTCGCTATGTTTTCCGTTTTCGCTCATGCACTGTTCATCTAAAACGCCTGGCCTATGCTAAAATGAATTCCAATTCTGCTCCACCGGGACCCAAAGTCTGTACCTTCATAAATATTCAGATCTTCATCGGTCGGATTGAGTTTGTAGCCGATATCAACGCGAATCGGCCCGATGGGTGATTGATACCTGATACCTCCGCCCGTGCCAAACTGTATAGGCCTTTCATCCAGGCTGGTTGCATCCGCCCAGATCTGTCCACCGTCAAGGAAGGCTGCAATACCCACCTTGGGAAGAAATCCCGACAACTGCTGACGCACTTCAATATTAAAAATCATCTGGGCTCTGCCCCCCGTGGGTACGTACTCCCTGAAACTGCCGTCATCACGAAAAGCAGGCCTTGCAGGCCCCAGCCTTTGCCTGTTCCAGCCCCTAACCGAGTTTGTGCCTCCCGTAAAAAAGAGAATGTTGGAAGGCAGTGTTCTCTGACCCGAATAAAAGATCTTTCCTGTACTGATACGGGTGGCCAGCGTGGTGGACCTTGAAAGCCTGGTGTAGCGCCTTACATCCAATGAAAGTTTTTGAAATGAAAATGTACCCTCTCCAAAGAGTCCTGAGGATTCAAGAAATGGCTGAATCACCCATCCACGGGGATCCCTGGTTAATCCTTCGCTGTAGTATCCGGATATGGTTAGGGATGATACGTTGTAGTTAAGTACCGTATCGGGCAGTGATACATCCGGATCGCGTGAAAGCTCCTCATTTATGGAGAATTCATATGTTGCTGATGCGGTCACAGAACGTCTCAGTTCGTAGATCAGGCTGTTATTGAAACCGGCCTGAAACAGTTCGAATGACGGTTCCAGTTTGTGAACACCAAAAACCGTTGCAACATTACTGCTTTTGGGGTTGAATACATAGGGAAACAGGAATCCGGTGGTAAGCCGCTGTTCAATAAAAGATCCTCTGCCGTTTATCCCGAAACGGTGTCCCCTGCCCGTAATATTCCGGTGCCGCCATTCGAGCTGACCCCTCAGATATTCTTCACGGCCAAACCCAATTGTTGCCTGTACCGATCGCAGAGGATGCTCTCTCACCCTGAACAATACCTCAAGGGTGGAATCCCTGGGTTGTTCCGGAAGATTGATGGTGGCAAAACGAAACAGGTGATGGTTGAAAATCTGGCGCTGGCCCTCCTGCATTTTATCCCTGCTGTAAACTTCTCCCTCCCTGATATCTGTTTCTCTGAGAAGTACGCGGTCAGGTACCGAAAGGTTCTGTTCAATTCTGATTTCTGAAAAGTATGTTTTTTGATTGGGGCGCGCAGTAATGGTTACGTCTGCACGGTTTGCCACCGAATCTATGGCCGTCTCAATATCCACTTCAGGCCAGGCAAATCCCTGATTTTCAAGCATCAGCAAAAACAACCCTTCTGTATCGGCCGTACGGAGGCTTTGGTATCGCATCCCTTCACGGAAATCGTGCCGTTGTTCTGCCCGTTCAAAATCCCTGGCTGCCCGGATCTCTTCTGCTATCGTACTGTCTGCATCAATTACAATGCGGCTGTTTCTTATCATCAGCGGGCTGCCCTCAGTTATCCTGAATGTCACCCTCTTTCTCCAGTCCCTCTTCAGTGAACTCACTTCATAATCAACCTGAACCTGAATAAATCCCCGTCGTTCGTAATAGCGCCGTATACGGATCTGATCGCGTCTTAATTCATTTTCACTAAGTACATAGGCACCGTGTTTCCCAAGAATCTTTTCGATGAAACCCGGATTATCCGTGGCAATAATCTCTTTAAGCACCATGGAGCTGTAGGTTTCGTTACCCTCAAAACCAAGCTTCCAGACAACGGGCTCCCTTTCACCGGAGTCCGAATCCTGTGCATACAAACACATGGGCAACAATAACCATAAACAGCATATGAAGATTGTACCCCAATATTGGTTTCTCATCTTAAATGAAATGAAAATCTGCACATAACCAAAGGTTAAACTATCCCTGTATGATAACGCAATTTGGGTTTTACTGAAAATGCATTCCCCCTTATAACGAATCGCCAGGAAGGAATATTTACGGTTTTTGCAGTTTAAAAATAGTTTTCTGCGCAGGTGTTCACATATCCTCTGAATACCGTACCATTTATTCCCGAAAGTGTTTCACTGCAAGTTGATGCTAAAGAAGCTCAGATTTCGCAGCCTATATCCGAGCCTGGCACTCTCAGGGCCTTCTCAGACAATAAAATAGTGTACCGCCGCATACGTTTCTCTGACAGTGGGCAGATTCGTATATTTCATGTTCTGTTCACACCTGCAGATTAATTTTAATACATCCGGATAACGACAACTCTCTCTTCATTTCGTTCATGATTCGTCAACTGATTTTTTTGCTGCCGGTTATTCTGCTGATCATATTCAGTGGCTGCAGCACTCCTGCCATGGATGACTACAGCAACGATCGTTTTGAGCTTGTTAATCAAGACGGCGAAACAGTCACCTTTCCCGGTGATTTTCAGGGGTCGCCGCTGGTTGTAGGGTTCATCTACACCAACTGTCCGGATATCTGCTCATTTATTACTGCAAACGTCGGCAGTGTATATGAAGAGATGAACAACCCCGGCGACACGCAATTTGTGCTGATCACTTTCGACCCGCAAAGGGATACGCCGGATGTACTGAAAGGGTACGCGGGCGCATTCGATATGGACCGTGAGCCTTTCCATTTTCTCACCGGCGATGCTGAAACGATCGAAGCCCTCATGGAGCGGGTAAGCGTTCGTACACAAGAGTCATACTCAAAAGACCTGGAAAACGGGGAGCGACTCTATTTCATTAATCATTCGGATAAAATTTTACTCATTGACCAAAACTCACAACTTATCTTCGATTATGGCGGAAGCATGACCCCCATCCCCATCATCGTTGAAGACCTGAATAAACTGTTATGATTAAATCTCTTTCTGTCACCACTATAATCGCATCACTTATCCTCTTGCTGCTTTCCGGTTGCGGTTCCGGCGAAGAGCAGCAGCCAGACCCCGAAATGACCGATGGTGAAGGCATTCAGATCGAAGAGGCATGGGCCCGCCCCGCTTTCGAAGGAAGAATGAGTGCAGCCTATTTTCTGCTGACCAACTTCGAATCGGAGCCGGACACCCTTCTTTCCGTTGATTCGGATGCTGCCCTTGTTGTAGAGATGCATGAATCCTATGAATCTGAGGAGGGATTGATGGGAATGCGCGAAGTGAATAACGTATTGATTCCAGCACAGTCATCTCTTCGTTTTCAGCAGGGAGGCCTTCACATCATGCTGATACAGGTTACTCAAACCCTCGAGGACGGTGACTCGTTTTACCTGACGCTTGATTTTGCCAGGGCTGGAGAAAAAACCATCAGCGTACCTGTTCGGCTGTAATCGCTTCGTTCTTCATTCAAAACCATCAGCAGCGAAGCACAACATACCGTTCGGTACTATAACCGGCTTTCATCCAGGTACGACCGAATCTACAGCGCCTATCTGAGTCATACGCACAGGCATCTGCTGGACCGTATGGGCTCGGTGAATCTGCACGGCAAGGATGTTCTGGATGTGAGCGGGGGAACCGGCATACTGGCCGAAAGCCTGCTTGAGTCTGTCGGAAAACCGGCCCGGTTCGTACTCAATGATCCTGCGGATCAGATGCTTGAAATTGCCAGGGAACGACTGAAACGGTATCCGGATATTGAATACACTTCGCACTATGCGGAGAATCTGAATCGGTTAGAGGGTTCTTTTGATCACATTATCTGCCTCAACTCCTTTCACTACTATGTCGATCAGCCTGTTGTTCTTGACCATTTCCGGACCCTGCTCAAGCCCGGCGGTACGCTCTGGCTGCAGGACTGGAACCGCAAAGGGCTCTTCAGAATAGCCATACGCCTGATTGACCTGCTCTCCCCCGAGCATATCAGCACGCGGAATGCTGCAGAGATGGAAAGACTGCTTCACGAACGGGAGATGTACATTGAAGAGAGAAGGATGTGGCGATTTCGATGGTGGAATTTTTTATATCTGAAGGCACATCTCAACCGCTGATGGGCGGGGCGACACCGCTTTGACGGTTTTTACCATAAAGCATTTCTGCTCACGCGTCAGAAAGTGGCTCCAGATCCCTGAGCTGCGATTCAGTAAACATTTTAGACTTGATCAGAAAGCGGACACCCATTGGTATTTCGAGCGAAAAACTTGAACCGCGTCCCGTCTTCACATCAAGGGTAAGCTGCATATATTGCCAGTATTTAAACTGATCCCTTGCCATGTAAAAAGGTGCCCCGTACACCTCACCCAGCTTCACATCACTTTTTCCAACGCGAAACTGGCCTGCTTTGTAGCACATCGGAGATGAACCGTCACAGCAGCCTCCGCTTTGATGAAACATTAGCTCACCGTGTTTTTCGCGGAGCTTGTTCATGACTTCTTTCGCTTCTTCTGTGATCAGAACTCGTTTTACTGCCATTTTATGGATGTTTTTTCAGTGAATGAGAGTCCATATGGTCTGCCGGACTCTCATATCCTGAAGTTCAGAACTCATGCAATTTCCAGTACCATGCGCCCTTCGATATTGTTATTTCTCATATCATCGAGTACGCTATTGATGTTTTCCATCTTTTCAGTGTGGATATTGGATTTCACTTTTCCTGCGGTTGCAAAGTCTATCGATTCCTGGAGATCTTTTCTTGTTCCTACAATAGACCCACGGATCGTGATTCTGTTCAGAACGGCGTTAAATATATCGAGCTCAAAACTTCCGGGGGGCAGTCCATTCATCGACAGTGTTCCTTTTCGCCTGAGCGTATTTAGTGCCTGGGAAAAAGCCTGCGGTGCCACCGCAGTTACCAATGCTCCGTGCATTCCGCCGGTCTCTTTTTTCAAATATTCTCCCGGATCTTCTTCCATTGCATTGACCGTCAGATCAGCACCCAGTTTTTCAGCAAGGTCGAGTTTCTCTTTTGCTACATCTATGGCCGCAACATGAAGTCCCATAGCCTTGGCGTACTGTACTGCAAGATGACCCAATCCGCCAATTCCGGATATGGCAACCCACTCACCCGGTTTGGTATCCGTCTCCTTTAATCCCTTGTAAACGGTAACCCCGGCACAGAGAATCGGCGCTATTTCGGGAAAATTGACATTCGAGGGTAAATGGCCAACATATCGCGGATCTGCCAAAACGTATTCTGCATACCCTCCGTCAACGCTGTATCCCGCATTTTCCTGTTTTTCACAAAGTGTTTCCCAGCCTGTAATACAATGCTCACAGGTACCGCAGGCTGAATAGAGCCAGGGCACGCCTACCGCATCCCCTTCTTTTACATTCTTAACATTTTTACCTGCTGCAGCCACATATCCAACGCCCTCATGGCCCGGTATCAGAGGCAGTTTGGGCTTTACCGGCCAGTCTCCATCAATTGCGTGCAGATCGGTGTGACAGACACCGCTTGCCATCACCTTTACCAGGATTTCATCATCTCCGGGTTCTTTTACCGGCATCTCTTCCACTGAGACCGGATCGCCGAATTTTCGAGCAACTATCGCTTTCATGTTTTTGGGCAGCATAATATGTACCTCATGATTTTTTTTAGTAATAACTGAACCGCCCGGCCGAACAGAGCCGGGGGTTTTTAGGTCAGGTTTTTGGACCTGCTTTTTAGAAGAATCCGAGCGCGCTTTTATCGTACGAAATCAGCATATTTTTCGTCTGCTGGTAGTGACTCAGCATCATCTTGTGATTTTCGCGTCCAAAGCCGGATTTCTTGTATCCGCCAAAGGCAGCGTGTGCCGGATATGCATGATAGCAGTTTACCCATACGCGTCCTGCCTTGATGGCCCGCGGCACCTGGTAGAGCTGGTGCGCGTCTCTTGTCCAGACGCCCGCACCCAGGCCGTAAAGCGTATCATTTGAAATCGCTATGGCCTCGTCAACATCCTTGAATGTTGTAAGGGAGGTAACGGGACCGAAGATCTCCTCCTGAAACACCCTCATATTGTTATTTCCGCTGAAAATGGTTGGCTGAATGTAGTATCCGTCAGCTATACCGTTGCCCTTGCCCACTTCCGCGGCACCGCCGCCTACAAGAACTTTTGCCCCTTCTTCCCTGCCCACCTCGAAGTAGTTCAGTATTTTTTCATACTGATCATTCGAAGCCTGTGCACCGACCATCGTTTCGTCGTCAAGGGGATGTCCCATTTTAATTTTCTTCACCCTTTCAATTACCCTTTCGGTAAACGCTTCTGCAATGGACTCCTGCACCAGAATTCTCGACGGGCAGGTACACACTTCACCCTGATTAAGTGCAAACATTGCGGCACCTTCCAGGCATTTGTCAAAGTACTCGTCATCCGCATCCATCACGCTTTCAAAAAATACATTGGGGCTTTTTCCGCCCAGTTCGAGCGTAACCGGAATGATGTTCTCGGAAGCGAACTGCATAATTAACCGGCCTGTGGTGGTTTCTCCGGTAAATGCAATTTTTGCGATTCGGTCGCTGGTAGCAAGCGGCTGTCCTGCCTCCGGGCCAAAACCGTTGACAATGTTCAGGACTCCTGCCGGAATTACGTCACCGACCAACTCCATCATTACCATAATACTGGCGGGTGTTTGTTCGGCAGGTTTTACAACCACGCAGTTACCTGCAGCAAGTGCGGGTGCAATTTTCCATGCTGCCATCAACAGTGGAAAATTCCATGGTATAATTTGGCCAACAACTCCAAGAGGTTCCGGAAGATTAATAGACACGGTGTGTGAATCGTGTTCTGAAATTCCTCCTTCCTGAGTTCGGATAGCCGCTGCAAAATAGCGGTAGTGATCTACGACCAATGGCAGATCTGCATTCATGGTTTCACGAATCGGCTTACCGTTTTCGATGGTTTCAACACGTGCCAGATACTCCAGATTTTCTTCAATAATGTCTGCCATCTTATTCAGAACCGAAGCGCGCTCAGCGGCCGAGGTGCTGTTCCATGACGGAGCGGCTTTATGCGCTGCGTCCAGTGCAAGTTCGATATCTTTTTCATTCGATCTGGCTGCTTTTGTAAACGGTTTTCCGTCTACCGGAGACGTATTGTCAAAATATTCTCCGTCAACGGGCGGCATAAATTTGCCATCGATATAATTGTCGTACTTTTCCCTGAAACCTGGCCGTTCGTGTAACATGTTGATCTCCAATAGTTAATTTGAGTTTGTATTTCAACATGTAAAGAAAAGCGCTTCCAAACTTGATGGTTCTTCTCAAAATATTGCTCTATCGTCTCAATTTGGTTTTATAAAACCTGTTATCTATAATAATTAACCGTACTTCTCCGGGCACCGTCAGGTTTCACTTACACGTATTTTGCGATGAGCAGCGCATTTCATTCCCACTATCCTCCACCACAAAAACTTGTTGAAAACAGAACAAGTTTTGCAGGAGATGATGCGGTGTTTTCTGTCTATGACACCTTTCAGGTGGCCAATCGCGTTGAGCTTCGATCCACCAGCCCCATGTATTGCGGGATGATTTCAGGCAAGAAAGTCATTCACTCCGGAGAAGAAAAGTCGTTTGAATTTGTACCAAGCGAAAGCCTCGTGCTGCCTCCCGATCAATCGATTTACATTGATTTTCCGGATGCAAAAATGGATGAGCCGACCAAGTGCATCACGGTAGAACTGCCTTTGTCCAGAGTGAATGATATCGTTGCCAGAATGAATGATATGATTCCCCGCAGCAAGGCGTCAGGCAACTGGGAGTACGACTCAGCACACTCGGTACACTTTAAGAATACTGCTTCCGTGGATCTGCTGATACGTAAGCTCTTTCACATCTTCACAGAAGAGCACAAGCAGCGCGACCTTCTGGTTGACCTGAACACCTCGGAGCTGATTGTGCACATGCTGCAAACCGAATCCAGGGCGCTGCTGCTGAAAAATTACCGGAATCATCTTACAAAAAACGGTCTGGCTGCAGCCATACACTACATTCATGAGAATCTGGACGGCCCGATCTCTTCTGATAAGCTGGCCTCCGTATCCTGTATGAGCAAGGCTTCCTTTTACCGATATTTCAAAAATGAGTTTGGTGTGAGCCCAGTTGAATACATCAACAAAGTGAGGGTTGAAAAAGCCTGCAAGCTGCTGGTTAAGAACAGAATGAACGTAACCGATGTGGGATATGAACTCGGATTTTCAAGCATCAGCCACTTTATCAAGCTCTTCAAGGAGCACACCGGCCTGACGCCGAAACAGTACCAGCTTCAAAATCAAAGTCAGAATCAGAATACGCAGCTGCCGTCTGATTGAGCTGAACAGGCTCCACCTGACCTGGAGTACAAATCTCTCTTACTCAAGTACAAATGTGAAGGTAATGACCCCCCACTGTGACTCCTGGGGAACGCCTGACGGCAGACGGGAGAATCGCCAGCTTCGGAGTGTCCGCATGACCTCTCTTTCAAGTTCCGGATTCATTTTGCGCAGGGGAATCACGCGTCCCAATGTGCCGTCCGGGTTCACTTCGAAACGAATCGTGATGGTGGCTTCCTCATTCGTCTGGTTTGTCGGCAGCGGCTGAATCATCGGGGTACGATCAAGATCGCCTTCCCATTCCAGATTGTAAGGAGCTGAGCGTTCTGAATTGTTTCCGATACCCTGGTCTACATCCACTTCACCCGTTGTTCCGTCTTCAGCACCGCTGTCTTCCACGCCTTCCTGTATCTGCTCGTCCTCCCGGGTTTGCGGGGGCACCTCTTCCTCAACCACCTCTTCCGTAACGTCAACCTGTTCGGGGTTTACAACTTCCGTTTCGGGTGTCTCCACAACCTCATCACTCTCAATTTCCTCTGTTTCCTCAGGCAGTTCAACCGGCTTGGTAACCTCTTCCTCGGGCGTCTGGGGCGTTTCCACAGGCTGTGTGATCTCCGGATTGGGATCTTCCGGCTGTTCTTCTGCGGGATTTGGCCTGGTGGCTACTTCCTCTCTTTGAACATCGGACTGTTCGGCAAGCGTGCCGCTTCTGAATTCACCGAGGGTCACCGCGATGTAGGCAGGGCGATTGTCAATATCAAAGCTGATATTATAGAGCAGTGCTATGATCAGCAGCACAATATGAATCGCAGCGGTTACACCCAGCCCGAAGCGGTCTTCCTTATCGATATGTGAATCGAACCTGTCCTGCATAAAAGATGTATCAAATGGGGCTTAAAAAGTTAATTTCTCTCTGTGGCCATAACCATGTTCATATTGAGAGCCTGTCCGATATTCATTACACGTACGGCATCATCAATTCGTGCATCGCGGTCGGCCCGTACTACTAACGTTGCTCCGGGCCGATTCTGATATGCCTGCTGAATGGAAGCTGAGAGTCCGGCGCTGGTCACCTGTTCACCGTTCACAAAGAAATCACCTTCAGCCGTAATGGCAACCGAAACCTGCGTGGCATTGGTGTTAACGCTCGATTCAGCCTGCGGCACATTCACCCTGATTCCAAAATTGGAAACAAACGATGAGGTTAAAAGGAAAAATATAAGCAGCAGCAGAATAATGTCTGTCAGCGACGATTGTGAAAACATCGTCAGCGGCTCCATTGTGCCACTGTCTTTTCTGAAGTTCATCTTCTACGCCTCCGTGCGCTTCTTGGGTGACGGTGTCTGAAGCAGGTCCACGAAATCAGCCGAGGCATTTTCCAGTTCGAAAACCATCCGGTTTATCTTGCCAAGCAGGAAGTTGTAAAACCCGTACGCTATAATGCCGACAATGAGTCCGGTTGCCGTCGTTATCAGGGCTTCCCAGATACCGCCTGCCAGCACGCTTGGGTTTACGTTACCCTGCAGCGATTGAATGTCCATAAAGGCCCGGATCATCCCGGTAACCGTACCGGTAAACCCGATGAGCGGAGCAACACCCGCAATGGTGGCCAGCCAGTTCATCCGTTTCTCCAGGCTGTAAATTTCTTTTTTTCCTGCGTTGTGAATGGCGTCCTCGATGTCGCGGATGGGACGGCCCAGCCTGCGTATTCCCGATTTCAGTATTCGGGCCAGCGGTTTGTCAAACTCTTCACAATACTGAACAGCCCGGTGCTGACTGCCTGATTTGAGCAGCGATTCGATATTGTTCAGCATGGTGTTTACGTCCATCCTGGAGTTTTCGAGCGTTCTCCATCGTTCCGCAATTACGTAAATGGCGAGCACGGAAAGAATAAAGAGCGGTATCATGAGCAGCCCGCCCTGCTGCAGAATTTCGAAAAAAGACATAGAAGATTCTTCCTGGAGCATCAGGGCCAGTGAATCCGTTTCGGCCTCAGCAACCTGGAGTAGAAAAAGCGAGATGATATTCATTTATTTATCAGTTGGTCTGTATTCGTTGTATGAAATTATTTGAGTTATAGGGTGAAGGCAGGGTCAGGGCTGCTTCCTGAGCGTTGGCAATGGTCTCAAACTGTCCCACGCTAACACGCCAGACGTTCTCACCATTTATCGTGCGCTGGCTCACCAACACCCTGTAATTGTCAGCCCTCAGATCTGCGGCAACAGATTGTGCATTTGTTTCCTGGCTGAGAGAATGAAGAACGATCGAGTAGCCGTCATTTGCCTCCTCGTTCAGATCTCCCCTGAGTCCGTAACCGTTGCTGCTAACTGCAGCCTCAGCTTCCGGGTCGGCCATTACATTGTCTGTTACTGCATCTTCGGAATCAGGTTCCGGTGTTGGCAGCTGCTCCGGTGTATCCGACTCCGGGGCAGGTTCCGATTCTGCGTCTGTACCTGTATCTGTATCTGCATCTTCAGCCGGCATCTGCTCCGCCATATCCTGGGATGACGGTTCCGTAACTTCGGTCGTGACTTCCGGCTGCGATTGTGGTTGAGTTTCGGAATCAGAATCACTAAAAACGCCGGGCAAGAGCAGAAAGGCGGCTGCTACAATAATAAAAATCAATACGATCCCCATTACAATCATGATCGGATCTTTCCGTTTTTGACTCCCCTGGTAGCCTCCCGGTGTTGTTTTGCGCGCTGCAGGTGCCGATGCTTTCTTCTCTTTGGCAGCTGCGGCAGGTTTGGCAGGCTCTGGTTTTTCAGCCGGTTCATCCGGTTTACTTTCTGCTACAGGTTCCTCCTTCTCCGCCTTCTGAGCGGGTTTTGGCTTATCATCGGTCTTGGCTGCAGGCTTGGATTTGGATTTTGATTTGGGCCTGGAGACGGGTTTGGCCTTTTCTTTTTCCTCTTCGGATTTTGGCCCGGATTCGGAGACGGGTTTCTGATCCTCTTTTTTCGGTTCGGGTCCTTCCTCTTCCTCTGCTTCTCCGGGTGAAATGAGCGGGTGGGAAGGCTCATCTTCTTCTCCAAAAATGCCTTTTTCCGTTGCGCTCAATTTGCTTGAGGCATCTCCCAGCAGACCCGCGAAAGGATCTTCATCCCGCTCAGGAATTTCATCCTCATAGTCCTCTTCACTTTCCTTTTCCGTGCTCTCTTCTTTTTTAATCTCAGAATCTCCCCACGGCAGCTCAATTTCATCTTCATCCTTTTCTGAGGTTCCCTCTCCCCCCTCATCGAAACCAAAAATAGCACTCAGATCCTCTTCACTTTCATCTGAATCCGACTCAGCCGATGACGTCGTTGACGAGTCTTCTTCCGCCTTTTCGGCAGATACTTCAGGTTCGGGCTCCTCTTTGTCGCCTATATCCCGCGGTGGCTTAAGCTCTACCGGCTCCATGCCCACGTATTTAAAATTGATTTCGGTACTGAGCTCTTTTGACGGATCAAATTTCAAGTCACCGTCCTCATCGAAATAAAACAGCCCAAACTCTTTTATCTCCAACGCCTTTCCCCTTTCGGCGGCATCAATAATGCGACGGATCAGCTGTTCAAGTTGGTCTTCCACCTCAGTAACATCCATCCCCGTTTTGGTGACCAAAAGCTCAATCAGTTTCTTTTTATCGATCTTCATTCGAGCTCCTTACTTTTGATTTAAATTCAACCACATCTGCAGGCGGCACCATCACTACTCTGCCATTTTCATATTTTTTCTGATGCTGCTTTCGGTGTACAACCTCAAACATTCCCAGACCTTCCACATCCACTTTATTCTTATCAAGAATCTGCTCCCGCAATACCTCTTTAAAAGCTTTAATAAATGTAGATTTCATAACTAAAACAGATATGTAATTCCGGCAAATCCCTGGAAACCGCGTTCAGGGTAGCCACGCCAAAGTTCATACTCTTCGCTTAACAAGTTAAGAAGTTTACCGTATACACCCAGCTTTTCTGTAACGGATATTTCGAAACGGCTGCCTACGATGAAAAATGAAGACAGATCGTTTCCTGCGGAGTCTTCCCGGTCACCGGCGAATTCGGCCCACCCTTCTATGAGTATCTGACCGGCGGGCCGGATGGATACCGTTGCCTGAGCACCAAGGCTTTCAATAAACGGAATTTTTTCGTTCCCTGATAAACGCGGCCTTTGCCAGTGTGCTTCACCCGTAAGCCAGACTATGCCCGGTTTCAGATCCTGGGTAAGACTGCCGTATAATTTGATAATGTTTGCACGCCTGAATGCCGGTGAATAGTACTGCTCCGTGAAATCGGTACCGGCTATACTGTTCTCATTTCTTGTATAATAGAGATAGTGACGGATATTCTGATATGAAAGGCCCCCTGAAAATTTGGTCCCCTTGAGCGGTTCGGCAAGAACTTCGGCCTGGAGCCTCATTTCGTACTGGTGCTGCAGCAGTGATGCGAGATCGAAAAAAGGATTTTCATCATGCACTCCTGCCAGTGTCGGCTGATCTACCCTGCCGAGCAGCCGCCCCCTCAAATCGAGCCCTCTGAAAAGTGTATGCCTCAACGTTACGTCGGGTGTAAGGTAAACAGACAGATCATTAATCCCGTCATCAGCCACCGTGATACCGGCGGAAGCCTTAACGTCAGTCTGATAGTTGAAGAGGCGTTCATAGTGAGCAGAAGCCCCTGCAATAACCCAGTTTTGTGTTGCGCCAAGCCGCTCATTAATCCCGCCTGCATCGGCACGCACCCTCAACCGGTGCACTTCCTGCACATGCTCACCCAGACGTGAGTACTCTGCGTTCGCATTTACGCCCCACTCCGTTGCCTCGC
This DNA window, taken from Rhodohalobacter mucosus, encodes the following:
- a CDS encoding BamA/OMP85 family outer membrane protein; the encoded protein is MCLYAQDSDSGEREPVVWKLGFEGNETYSSMVLKEIIATDNPGFIEKILGKHGAYVLSENELRRDQIRIRRYYERRGFIQVQVDYEVSSLKRDWRKRVTFRITEGSPLMIRNSRIVIDADSTIAEEIRAARDFERAEQRHDFREGMRYQSLRTADTEGLFLLMLENQGFAWPEVDIETAIDSVANRADVTITARPNQKTYFSEIRIEQNLSVPDRVLLRETDIREGEVYSRDKMQEGQRQIFNHHLFRFATINLPEQPRDSTLEVLFRVREHPLRSVQATIGFGREEYLRGQLEWRHRNITGRGHRFGINGRGSFIEQRLTTGFLFPYVFNPKSSNVATVFGVHKLEPSFELFQAGFNNSLIYELRRSVTASATYEFSINEELSRDPDVSLPDTVLNYNVSSLTISGYYSEGLTRDPRGWVIQPFLESSGLFGEGTFSFQKLSLDVRRYTRLSRSTTLATRISTGKIFYSGQRTLPSNILFFTGGTNSVRGWNRQRLGPARPAFRDDGSFREYVPTGGRAQMIFNIEVRQQLSGFLPKVGIAAFLDGGQIWADATSLDERPIQFGTGGGIRYQSPIGPIRVDIGYKLNPTDEDLNIYEGTDFGSRWSRIGIHFSIGQAF
- a CDS encoding SCO family protein — encoded protein: MIRQLIFLLPVILLIIFSGCSTPAMDDYSNDRFELVNQDGETVTFPGDFQGSPLVVGFIYTNCPDICSFITANVGSVYEEMNNPGDTQFVLITFDPQRDTPDVLKGYAGAFDMDREPFHFLTGDAETIEALMERVSVRTQESYSKDLENGERLYFINHSDKILLIDQNSQLIFDYGGSMTPIPIIVEDLNKLL
- a CDS encoding copper chaperone PCu(A)C, encoding MIKSLSVTTIIASLILLLLSGCGSGEEQQPDPEMTDGEGIQIEEAWARPAFEGRMSAAYFLLTNFESEPDTLLSVDSDAALVVEMHESYESEEGLMGMREVNNVLIPAQSSLRFQQGGLHIMLIQVTQTLEDGDSFYLTLDFARAGEKTISVPVRL
- a CDS encoding class I SAM-dependent methyltransferase, which translates into the protein MSSEAQHTVRYYNRLSSRYDRIYSAYLSHTHRHLLDRMGSVNLHGKDVLDVSGGTGILAESLLESVGKPARFVLNDPADQMLEIARERLKRYPDIEYTSHYAENLNRLEGSFDHIICLNSFHYYVDQPVVLDHFRTLLKPGGTLWLQDWNRKGLFRIAIRLIDLLSPEHISTRNAAEMERLLHEREMYIEERRMWRFRWWNFLYLKAHLNR
- a CDS encoding DUF779 domain-containing protein — protein: MAVKRVLITEEAKEVMNKLREKHGELMFHQSGGCCDGSSPMCYKAGQFRVGKSDVKLGEVYGAPFYMARDQFKYWQYMQLTLDVKTGRGSSFSLEIPMGVRFLIKSKMFTESQLRDLEPLSDA
- the adhP gene encoding alcohol dehydrogenase AdhP, producing MLPKNMKAIVARKFGDPVSVEEMPVKEPGDDEILVKVMASGVCHTDLHAIDGDWPVKPKLPLIPGHEGVGYVAAAGKNVKNVKEGDAVGVPWLYSACGTCEHCITGWETLCEKQENAGYSVDGGYAEYVLADPRYVGHLPSNVNFPEIAPILCAGVTVYKGLKETDTKPGEWVAISGIGGLGHLAVQYAKAMGLHVAAIDVAKEKLDLAEKLGADLTVNAMEEDPGEYLKKETGGMHGALVTAVAPQAFSQALNTLRRKGTLSMNGLPPGSFELDIFNAVLNRITIRGSIVGTRKDLQESIDFATAGKVKSNIHTEKMENINSVLDDMRNNNIEGRMVLEIA
- a CDS encoding aldehyde dehydrogenase family protein, producing MLHERPGFREKYDNYIDGKFMPPVDGEYFDNTSPVDGKPFTKAARSNEKDIELALDAAHKAAPSWNSTSAAERASVLNKMADIIEENLEYLARVETIENGKPIRETMNADLPLVVDHYRYFAAAIRTQEGGISEHDSHTVSINLPEPLGVVGQIIPWNFPLLMAAWKIAPALAAGNCVVVKPAEQTPASIMVMMELVGDVIPAGVLNIVNGFGPEAGQPLATSDRIAKIAFTGETTTGRLIMQFASENIIPVTLELGGKSPNVFFESVMDADDEYFDKCLEGAAMFALNQGEVCTCPSRILVQESIAEAFTERVIERVKKIKMGHPLDDETMVGAQASNDQYEKILNYFEVGREEGAKVLVGGGAAEVGKGNGIADGYYIQPTIFSGNNNMRVFQEEIFGPVTSLTTFKDVDEAIAISNDTLYGLGAGVWTRDAHQLYQVPRAIKAGRVWVNCYHAYPAHAAFGGYKKSGFGRENHKMMLSHYQQTKNMLISYDKSALGFF
- a CDS encoding AraC family transcriptional regulator — translated: MSSAFHSHYPPPQKLVENRTSFAGDDAVFSVYDTFQVANRVELRSTSPMYCGMISGKKVIHSGEEKSFEFVPSESLVLPPDQSIYIDFPDAKMDEPTKCITVELPLSRVNDIVARMNDMIPRSKASGNWEYDSAHSVHFKNTASVDLLIRKLFHIFTEEHKQRDLLVDLNTSELIVHMLQTESRALLLKNYRNHLTKNGLAAAIHYIHENLDGPISSDKLASVSCMSKASFYRYFKNEFGVSPVEYINKVRVEKACKLLVKNRMNVTDVGYELGFSSISHFIKLFKEHTGLTPKQYQLQNQSQNQNTQLPSD